In Bacteroidia bacterium, a genomic segment contains:
- a CDS encoding ABC transporter ATP-binding protein, whose product MIKAEDIGKRFGGEIVLNKISFSLSPGTTLSILGKSGCGKTTLLKILAGLLASDEGTFTVNGQNMFALPPQQRGVVYLSQEPLLFPHMNVFDNLAYGLKIRKLEKSTIRAQVTQLASKLELEDHLSKSPEQLSGGQKQRVSFGRALIINPQIMLLDEPFGSLDTQTRVEMQKLFRYVSQSVKMTALFVTHDLKEALTMGDQIALMHRGSLKQYDSVQTLAQDPESGIKAEIDFWKNLL is encoded by the coding sequence ATGATTAAAGCAGAAGATATTGGGAAGCGATTCGGAGGGGAAATCGTTTTAAACAAAATCTCCTTTTCCCTTTCCCCTGGTACAACGCTGAGCATTTTGGGGAAATCAGGATGCGGAAAAACCACCTTGCTGAAAATCCTGGCAGGGCTACTCGCATCTGACGAAGGCACTTTCACCGTCAACGGACAAAATATGTTTGCTCTTCCCCCGCAGCAGCGCGGTGTCGTTTACCTTAGCCAGGAGCCTTTGCTTTTTCCACATATGAACGTGTTCGACAATCTGGCATATGGATTGAAAATCAGAAAGTTGGAAAAATCAACCATACGGGCACAGGTGACACAGCTGGCATCAAAACTGGAATTAGAAGACCATTTATCCAAGTCCCCGGAGCAGCTTTCCGGAGGGCAAAAACAACGCGTGAGCTTTGGCAGGGCCCTGATCATCAATCCCCAAATTATGCTGCTGGATGAACCATTTGGAAGTTTGGATACCCAAACCCGGGTAGAAATGCAAAAACTGTTTCGTTATGTCAGCCAGTCAGTGAAGATGACGGCTTTGTTTGTCACTCATGACCTCAAAGAAGCCCTCACGATGGGAGACCAGATCGCCCTGATGCATAGAGGATCACTAAAACAATATGATAGCGTACAAACCTTAGCCCAGGACCCGGAATCAGGTATAAAAGCAGAAATTGATTTTTGGAAAAACCTTCTTTAA
- a CDS encoding ABC transporter permease: MVKRGLFLLTGLILLLPLVSLLYLTIVHQWTFPEIAGKGFYAGYWRDFFTGENNLYLSAGLSLFLAGSIAATATFLGFFISYYLSRQPGILKLAYFPYLIAPVVFGTMLQYYFVRMNLTGTVRGVMIAQFLFIFPYSVLLFSTFWNDRVRQTAFQATTLGASPDQVFLSVLLPMARPWFFLCFAQCFLISWFEYGITQLIGVGKIETLTIKTMFFVKEANPHLAALSACLMVLPMVFLLVIQRNLFLARTTTS; this comes from the coding sequence ATGGTAAAAAGAGGTTTGTTTTTGCTCACGGGACTGATCCTGCTATTGCCGTTGGTATCTTTGCTGTACCTGACGATTGTACACCAATGGACATTTCCGGAGATAGCAGGAAAAGGCTTTTACGCCGGATATTGGCGTGATTTTTTCACCGGGGAAAACAACTTGTATCTCAGTGCAGGGCTTTCTTTGTTTCTTGCTGGAAGTATTGCCGCAACTGCTACATTTTTGGGATTTTTCATCTCATATTATCTCTCCCGGCAACCCGGCATACTTAAGCTTGCCTATTTTCCGTACCTCATTGCGCCGGTTGTCTTCGGCACTATGCTTCAGTACTATTTTGTGAGAATGAACCTTACGGGCACGGTCCGGGGGGTAATGATCGCGCAGTTTTTATTTATTTTCCCCTACAGTGTATTGTTGTTTTCAACTTTCTGGAACGATCGGGTAAGGCAAACCGCTTTTCAGGCAACTACTTTAGGTGCAAGCCCTGACCAGGTATTCCTTTCCGTGTTATTGCCCATGGCCAGGCCCTGGTTTTTTCTGTGTTTCGCACAATGTTTTCTGATTTCCTGGTTTGAGTATGGCATCACACAATTGATCGGTGTGGGGAAAATCGAAACACTCACCATTAAAACAATGTTTTTTGTCAAGGAAGCAAATCCTCATCTGGCTGCGCTCTCGGCTTGTCTGATGGTATTGCCAATGGTGTTTCTGCTTGTCATTCAACGCAACCTGTTTTTAGCCCGAACTACAACATCATGA
- a CDS encoding ABC transporter substrate-binding protein: MKKISFIIFSLLLIAACSPAEKDTPSVTLMMWQGDPMINAYMSDYVVPQLKAQQGIDLNIVSGQGNEIVSVLMAEIEAGKPSSEIDMVWINGETFYQLRQIEALYGPFVETLPNSQYINWESPYIAYDFQQPVEGYECPWGNVQLALIYNSGKVENPPMDLAELETWAKANPGKFTIGTEFTGMTLLKSWLIYLAGGEGSLSGNFDEEKYQKYSAELWAYLNRIKPYFWNNGESFPPTVAQMHQLFANGELWFTMSNNDGEVDNKILQGIFPETSKAYVPGTGTIINSHYMGIVNHSAHKETAMAVCNFLLSPEAQWEKMKPSVWGDYTVLALTKLPAPWQQKFAEIPGRKQAPKRSDIQDKALMEPAPEYMIRLFEDFRKEVIEK; the protein is encoded by the coding sequence ATGAAAAAAATCAGTTTTATTATCTTCTCCCTATTGCTTATTGCTGCCTGTTCGCCAGCAGAAAAAGATACACCATCCGTTACGCTGATGATGTGGCAGGGCGATCCGATGATCAATGCGTATATGAGCGACTATGTTGTTCCCCAACTGAAGGCACAACAAGGGATTGACCTGAATATTGTAAGCGGGCAGGGAAATGAGATTGTGAGTGTGCTGATGGCAGAAATCGAAGCGGGAAAACCATCGAGCGAAATTGATATGGTATGGATCAATGGCGAGACCTTTTATCAGTTGCGTCAGATTGAGGCACTCTATGGGCCATTTGTAGAAACACTTCCCAACAGCCAGTATATCAACTGGGAAAGCCCTTATATCGCTTACGATTTTCAGCAGCCGGTGGAAGGATATGAATGTCCCTGGGGAAATGTACAGCTGGCACTCATCTACAATTCCGGGAAAGTAGAAAATCCGCCCATGGACCTGGCCGAGCTGGAAACATGGGCAAAAGCTAATCCCGGAAAATTTACGATTGGCACAGAGTTTACCGGAATGACGTTGCTCAAGTCGTGGCTCATCTACCTCGCAGGTGGGGAAGGCTCTCTCAGCGGAAACTTTGACGAAGAAAAATACCAGAAATACAGCGCCGAATTATGGGCGTATCTCAACCGGATCAAACCCTATTTTTGGAATAATGGAGAAAGTTTCCCACCTACGGTAGCACAAATGCATCAGCTTTTTGCTAATGGCGAACTATGGTTTACGATGAGCAACAACGACGGAGAAGTGGACAATAAAATTTTACAGGGGATATTCCCGGAAACCAGCAAAGCTTATGTGCCCGGTACCGGCACCATTATCAATTCGCATTATATGGGAATTGTCAACCACTCGGCCCATAAAGAAACAGCGATGGCTGTGTGCAATTTCCTCCTCTCTCCCGAAGCACAATGGGAAAAAATGAAACCTTCAGTTTGGGGAGACTACACGGTACTGGCGCTGACAAAACTGCCAGCGCCCTGGCAGCAGAAATTTGCCGAAATTCCCGGGAGAAAACAGGCACCAAAGCGAAGCGACATTCAGGACAAAGCCCTGATGGAACCTGCGCCGGAATATATGATCCGCTTATTTGAAGATTTTCGAAAAGAAGTGATAGAAAAATAA
- a CDS encoding TonB-dependent receptor → MKKIFLLAILAIFHQFAAAQAALEITLVDSLNNPLGFHTVVVTNPSIGYINETLTNEKGKVQLSGLSTSGTYSVTAKESDSNVSQAVSGITLFSEKTKSVVLVLGQKIISLDAVNISADNYQTINTIDAEVASVLSAREIEELPVEGRDITRALYRLPNITQATGFFPEAPNVSINGANSLYTHYQIDGMDNNENFLGGQRFAMPAGFTQNITALTNNFSAEHGLTANGIVNITSKSGTNETKGEVFYVTRPGPVIDAPSAFAQRDLSGNQVKDGFQRHQGGFGIGGAIVKDKTFYFLNAEHTTDIKDNLLNVPQLGINETVRGTNQFTYLSGKIDQHWSEKFRSSLRVNTGIVNIERQGGGLDGGNTFPSAGNRQDRNSANIALKNTFTGEKFTYEGNYLFGRFRWNYANPENNSSPNVSVLDPSGLSLASLGHPGYVFDERENLHVLQQKFTFYQKYHRIKTGFQIKSSHFSLYGGGNPNGSYLIQLNQEQLALLNASGIGSDLTPQDLPDDVQVLSYGVELRPNAFEKRQNIFSIYLEDQWTVHAKLNVNYGVRYDYDNLSKGGNPKGDLNNVAPRLSLNYQLNKKSSVRAGYGIYYDKILYAVYSDAIQFNAVSEDYKKQLQTLVNLGVLPQNTDIQAITNEGNLVASDPNAAYLQGPGASQLQEQREGIFQNELRVLNPNGYDNPYSHQLMLGYQQKVNENIVFYIDALYNRSENLFRLRNLNAPSAYPLDPANVVVRSTTAADLTRPVPVYTDATGSYAIAGRDTLRGAARNVVMTESAGSSNYYALNFTLQKTKGGDKFAYRLMYTLSYLENNTEDINFRAMDSNDFEAEWGPSINDRRHLINGIVNYYPISNLTLTVGAILQSGQPINRIPDAAIYGTTDLNGDGRAFGDAYVGNSDRYPGESRNSDRLPWAKTFDFSAFYKIPTGKNQHIEAGAQVFNVLNAENLSGYSNNATQSNQIQIGPASSGVIVRRNAAPPRQFQFSVRYLF, encoded by the coding sequence ATGAAAAAAATATTCCTCTTAGCCATTCTGGCTATTTTTCATCAATTTGCTGCCGCACAGGCTGCGTTGGAAATCACGCTGGTTGACAGCCTGAACAATCCCCTGGGATTTCACACGGTGGTTGTGACAAACCCGTCCATTGGCTATATCAATGAAACCCTCACCAACGAAAAAGGAAAAGTTCAGTTAAGCGGGCTTTCAACTTCCGGAACCTATTCAGTCACAGCAAAGGAATCTGACAGCAATGTTTCTCAAGCTGTTTCAGGGATCACTTTATTTTCTGAAAAAACCAAAAGCGTAGTGCTTGTCCTGGGGCAAAAAATCATCAGTCTGGATGCGGTAAACATTTCAGCAGACAATTATCAAACCATCAATACCATCGACGCCGAAGTAGCCTCTGTATTGAGTGCCAGAGAGATTGAAGAACTTCCGGTCGAAGGACGGGATATCACCCGCGCATTATACAGACTCCCAAATATCACTCAGGCGACCGGTTTTTTTCCCGAAGCACCCAATGTATCTATCAATGGAGCCAATTCCCTCTATACCCATTATCAGATTGATGGAATGGATAACAATGAAAATTTTCTGGGGGGACAGCGGTTTGCCATGCCTGCGGGATTTACCCAAAACATTACGGCACTGACCAATAATTTTAGTGCAGAACACGGGTTGACGGCAAATGGCATCGTAAATATCACTTCCAAATCAGGAACCAATGAAACAAAAGGGGAAGTTTTTTATGTAACACGCCCCGGGCCCGTCATCGATGCGCCCTCTGCTTTTGCCCAGCGAGATCTATCGGGCAATCAGGTAAAAGATGGTTTCCAACGGCATCAGGGAGGTTTTGGGATTGGCGGGGCCATCGTGAAAGACAAAACCTTTTACTTCCTTAATGCAGAACACACCACCGACATCAAAGATAATTTGCTGAATGTACCCCAACTCGGAATCAATGAGACGGTGAGAGGCACCAATCAGTTTACCTATTTATCCGGGAAAATAGACCAGCACTGGTCTGAGAAGTTCCGGTCTTCGCTTCGGGTAAATACAGGTATTGTGAATATTGAAAGACAAGGTGGCGGACTCGATGGCGGGAACACGTTTCCCTCAGCCGGCAACCGCCAGGACCGGAATTCGGCGAATATTGCTTTAAAAAACACCTTCACGGGTGAAAAATTCACTTATGAGGGGAATTACCTTTTCGGACGATTTCGCTGGAACTACGCAAATCCCGAAAATAATTCCAGCCCGAATGTTTCCGTATTAGACCCTTCAGGACTCAGTCTGGCTTCATTAGGACATCCGGGTTATGTATTTGATGAGCGGGAAAACTTACATGTCCTCCAGCAGAAGTTTACATTCTACCAAAAATACCACCGCATCAAAACCGGCTTCCAAATCAAAAGCTCACACTTTTCATTGTATGGCGGTGGAAATCCCAATGGCAGTTACCTGATACAACTCAATCAGGAGCAATTGGCCCTGCTCAATGCTTCCGGGATCGGGAGCGATTTAACGCCCCAGGATTTGCCAGATGATGTGCAGGTATTAAGCTATGGCGTCGAACTTCGCCCCAATGCTTTCGAAAAGCGCCAAAATATTTTCAGCATCTATCTCGAAGACCAGTGGACCGTCCATGCAAAGCTGAATGTAAACTATGGCGTGCGCTACGACTACGACAATCTCTCCAAAGGAGGAAACCCAAAGGGGGATCTGAACAATGTTGCACCGCGCCTGAGCCTCAATTATCAGTTAAACAAAAAATCGTCAGTCAGGGCGGGGTACGGCATCTATTACGATAAAATATTATACGCTGTGTACAGCGATGCTATTCAGTTTAACGCGGTTTCGGAGGACTATAAAAAACAGTTGCAAACCTTGGTTAACCTCGGCGTGCTTCCACAAAATACAGATATTCAAGCTATTACAAACGAAGGCAACCTCGTTGCCAGTGATCCGAATGCAGCCTACCTGCAAGGTCCCGGGGCCAGTCAGTTGCAGGAACAGCGGGAAGGGATCTTTCAAAACGAACTCCGGGTTCTGAACCCCAATGGCTATGATAATCCGTACAGCCACCAGTTGATGCTGGGATATCAGCAAAAGGTAAATGAAAATATCGTTTTCTATATAGACGCATTGTACAACCGCTCTGAAAACCTGTTTAGACTGAGAAATCTGAATGCGCCCTCCGCCTACCCGCTTGACCCGGCGAATGTGGTAGTCAGAAGTACAACAGCCGCGGACCTTACCCGCCCTGTGCCTGTCTATACCGATGCCACCGGTAGTTATGCGATTGCCGGAAGAGATACCCTGAGAGGCGCAGCAAGAAATGTCGTCATGACTGAGTCTGCCGGGAGTTCCAATTATTACGCGTTGAACTTTACCCTTCAAAAAACAAAAGGCGGGGACAAATTTGCCTACCGTTTGATGTACACCCTTTCTTATCTGGAAAACAATACCGAGGATATCAATTTCAGAGCAATGGACAGCAATGATTTTGAAGCAGAATGGGGCCCTTCTATCAACGATCGCAGGCATTTGATCAACGGAATTGTCAATTATTATCCCATCTCAAATCTGACCCTGACGGTGGGTGCAATCCTTCAAAGCGGACAACCGATCAACCGGATACCCGATGCTGCGATTTATGGAACTACCGATTTAAATGGAGACGGGCGCGCATTTGGCGACGCTTATGTAGGGAACAGCGACCGGTATCCCGGGGAAAGTCGCAATAGTGACCGTTTACCCTGGGCGAAAACCTTTGATTTTAGTGCCTTTTACAAAATTCCGACAGGAAAAAACCAACATATTGAAGCAGGCGCGCAGGTATTTAATGTATTGAATGCGGAAAACCTGAGTGGATATTCCAATAATGCCACACAAAGCAACCAGATTCAAATTGGTCCGGCCAGTTCAGGGGTTATCGTAAGAAGAAATGCCGCTCCACCCCGGCAGTTTCAGTTTTCGGTCAGGTATCTGTTTTAG